One genomic region from Sphingomicrobium aestuariivivum encodes:
- the wecB gene encoding non-hydrolyzing UDP-N-acetylglucosamine 2-epimerase, translated as MYRVLTVFGTRPEAIKMAPVVKTLAAAEDIKQSVCVTAQHREMLDQVLDLFSIVPDHDLDLMQAGQDLTDITARVLMGLRDVIAIEKPDLLLVHGDTTTTLAASLAAYYAQVPVGHVEAGLRTGNIYSPWPEEVNRKVAGAISALHFAPTERSRANLLSENVSDETIEVTGNTVIDALLDVVGTLESDAERREILDERFAFLDRSKRLILVTGHRRESFGGGFERICGALAEIADRENVEVCYPVHLNPNVREPVGRLLEGRGNVHLIEPQDYLPFVYLMNRADIILTDSGGVQEEAPSLGKPVLVMRETTERPEAVEAGTVKLVGTDRDTIVEEVARLLDDRAAYEAMSFAHNPYGDGKAAERILSAVRALSENS; from the coding sequence ATGTATCGAGTACTAACAGTCTTCGGGACGCGGCCCGAAGCGATCAAGATGGCGCCCGTGGTCAAGACCCTCGCTGCCGCCGAAGATATCAAACAATCAGTCTGTGTGACCGCGCAGCATCGCGAGATGCTCGACCAGGTACTAGACCTTTTTTCAATCGTGCCGGATCATGACCTCGATCTGATGCAGGCAGGCCAGGACCTGACCGATATCACGGCGCGGGTGCTCATGGGGCTTCGCGACGTAATCGCGATCGAGAAGCCTGACTTGTTGCTCGTTCATGGCGACACGACGACCACGCTCGCCGCATCGCTCGCAGCTTATTACGCCCAGGTGCCTGTCGGTCATGTCGAGGCTGGCCTCCGCACGGGCAATATCTACTCGCCGTGGCCGGAAGAGGTGAACCGCAAGGTTGCTGGGGCCATTTCGGCCCTGCATTTTGCGCCGACCGAGCGGTCGCGCGCCAATCTCTTGAGCGAAAATGTCTCCGACGAGACCATTGAGGTGACCGGCAACACGGTGATTGACGCCCTGCTGGACGTCGTTGGCACGCTCGAGAGCGATGCAGAACGCCGAGAGATCCTCGACGAGCGCTTTGCCTTCCTCGACCGATCTAAGCGCCTCATCCTCGTAACCGGCCATCGTCGCGAGAGTTTTGGCGGCGGGTTCGAACGAATTTGCGGCGCGCTCGCGGAGATCGCGGACCGTGAGAACGTTGAGGTCTGCTATCCCGTTCACCTCAATCCGAATGTCCGCGAACCGGTCGGCCGCCTGCTTGAAGGGCGTGGCAATGTCCACCTGATCGAGCCGCAAGACTATCTGCCGTTCGTCTATTTGATGAACCGTGCGGATATCATTCTCACCGACAGCGGTGGGGTGCAGGAAGAAGCCCCTTCGCTCGGCAAGCCGGTGCTGGTCATGCGCGAAACCACCGAGCGGCCGGAGGCAGTCGAAGCTGGGACGGTCAAGTTGGTGGGCACCGACCGCGACACGATAGTCGAGGAAGTCGCGCGCCTGCTCGACGACCGCGCGGCCTATGAGGCGATGTCTTTCGCTCACAACCCCTACGGCGACGGCAAGGCTGCAGAGCGAATTCTCAGTGCTGTGCGCGCGCTTTCCGAAAATTCTTAA
- the wecC gene encoding UDP-N-acetyl-D-mannosamine dehydrogenase, whose amino-acid sequence MKRIFETISVVGLGYIGLPTAAMFASRKVRVIGVDVNENTVATINSGGVHIVEPDLDIAVHSAVEQGYLRATTKPEPAQAFLIAVPTPFLEGHVPDLSYIESAARAIAPVLARGNIVVLESTSPVGATEQLAAWLAEERPDLTFPQTHGEDSDIRIAHCPERVLPGKVMQELIHNDRVIGGLSPRCSEVATSLYRTFVDGKCVTTDARTAEMAKLTENSFRDVNIAFANELSLICEDLDISVWELIELSNLHPRVNILQPGPGVGGHCIAVDPWFIIHRNREKAKIIRAAREVNDSKPKWVIEQVKDAVAAHDGPEEPVLALYGIAFKPDIDDLRESPAVHIARELLDLGFKTLIVEPHIEALPASLSSARMVEEAKAFEIADIHVMLVDHTRFRNSPSPTGCLIDCRGVWRT is encoded by the coding sequence ATGAAGCGTATTTTTGAAACTATCTCGGTGGTCGGCCTTGGCTACATTGGCCTCCCGACAGCCGCCATGTTCGCCTCGCGTAAGGTGCGCGTGATCGGCGTAGATGTGAATGAGAACACAGTCGCGACCATCAATTCTGGCGGCGTGCATATCGTCGAGCCCGACCTCGATATCGCGGTCCATTCAGCAGTCGAACAGGGATATTTGCGGGCTACTACCAAGCCCGAACCCGCTCAGGCATTTCTCATTGCCGTTCCGACGCCCTTCCTCGAGGGGCATGTCCCGGATCTCAGCTACATCGAGAGTGCGGCACGCGCGATCGCTCCTGTGTTGGCGCGTGGAAATATCGTCGTCCTTGAATCGACCTCGCCCGTCGGTGCGACCGAGCAGTTGGCAGCGTGGCTTGCGGAGGAGCGTCCGGATCTGACGTTCCCCCAGACCCATGGCGAGGACAGCGACATTCGGATCGCTCACTGCCCTGAGCGTGTGCTACCCGGTAAGGTAATGCAGGAGCTTATTCACAATGACCGTGTGATTGGCGGGCTCAGCCCGCGCTGCAGTGAAGTCGCGACCTCGCTCTACCGCACCTTCGTGGATGGCAAATGCGTCACAACCGATGCGCGCACCGCGGAGATGGCCAAGCTGACCGAGAACAGCTTCCGAGACGTCAATATCGCATTCGCAAACGAACTTTCGCTGATCTGTGAGGATCTCGATATTTCGGTCTGGGAGTTGATCGAACTCTCCAACCTGCACCCCCGTGTTAACATCCTCCAGCCTGGGCCGGGCGTGGGCGGTCATTGTATCGCAGTGGATCCGTGGTTCATCATTCATCGAAACCGAGAAAAGGCGAAGATCATCCGCGCTGCTCGTGAGGTGAATGATAGCAAGCCAAAATGGGTGATTGAGCAGGTTAAAGACGCTGTGGCGGCGCATGATGGCCCTGAAGAGCCAGTGCTCGCGCTTTATGGTATCGCCTTTAAGCCTGATATTGATGACCTCCGTGAGAGCCCGGCGGTACATATTGCGCGTGAACTTCTCGACTTGGGGTTCAAAACCTTAATTGTTGAGCCTCACATCGAAGCACTTCCGGCATCACTCTCATCGGCTCGTATGGTCGAAGAAGCGAAGGCGTTTGAAATAGCTGACATTCACGTCATGCTTGTAGATCATACTCGATTTAGGAATTCGCCGAGTCCGACGGGGTGTCTCATTGATTGCCGCGGCGTATGGCGCACGTGA